One region of Osmia lignaria lignaria isolate PbOS001 chromosome 7, iyOsmLign1, whole genome shotgun sequence genomic DNA includes:
- the LOC117604523 gene encoding protein-lysine N-methyltransferase SMYD4 isoform X3, translating to MQEKMYELLALLQVKLCAADKYEDVFNEFKTLHANEERVRFILKLMLEYGMIPQVCPDSKNVNKSTELREQGNKKYMSKSLTSSLCIDALKLYTKSIAYAPCTSEQLALAYANRSAVLKKIHKYKECIEDIDRALALPYPNNLRSKLYLRKIECLSILKHPKTEDAIKEAQNWLDSMSLDDVSHKKTNNMFISAKKISVSNTSKEQSIVKQSPLPELKQCNMEVPCASDALTIKYDEKYGRHIVATRDINIGEIIAIEKPYSLILNPNNLQTHCSNCLEVCWANIPCNYCIYAMYCSEECKASDWKKYHDIECKVFPYLFKVNFTQIYLFSLRLAVQAVRESNNIQNLKEELKEVENCDNPRTKGFSKNGTFESDAYRSVLSLVTNVEKQLLQDLFTRSAEASFILYYLATCTDIFGSSMKDLSELIENTDAIFVGGLILRHLQLIPPNAHSFTEEYKMASEDRGVALMPFLSLINHSCNPNILRVSRPGHIIVYAMYPIKKDEQIFDNYGQLYAMVPKSMRQMELLKHYRFTCDCVACVENWPLFHELKSRQKLNLGTEYLLTLQKCFNEYITRCKCLTGQWPRYQKFLNASIA from the exons ATGCAAGAAAAAATGTATGAATTGTTGGCTTTATTACAAGTAAAACTATGTGCTGCAGATAAGTATGAAGATGTGTTTAATGAATTCAAAACTTTACACGCAAATGAGGAACGTGTAAGATTTATTCTTAAACTTATGCTAGAATATGGTATGATTCCTCAAGTATGTCCAGATagcaaaaatgtaaataaatctACAGAGTTAAGAGaacaaggaaataaaaaatatatgtcaAAATCATTAACAAGCTCTCTGTGTATTGATGCACTAAAACTGTATACAAAAAGTATAGCGTATGCACCTTGTACATCTGAACAACTTGCATTGGCGTATGCTAATAGATCTGCTGTTCtaaaaaaaatacacaaatacaaagaatgtattgaagacATAGATAGAGCATTAGCCTTACCATATCCAAATAATTTAAGaagtaaattatatttaagaaaaattgagtGTTTAAGTATATTAAAACATCCCAAAACAGAAGATGCTATTAAGGAAGCGCAAAATTGGCTGGACAGCATGTCCTTGGATGATGTCAGTcataaaaaaacaaataatatgTTCATTTCTGCCAAAAAAATATCAGTATCAAATACATCAAAAGAACAAAGTATTGTAAAACAATCTCCTTTGCCTGAATTAAAGCAATGCAACATGGAAGTTCCTTGTGCCTCTGATGCGTTAACTATAAAATATGATGAAAAATATGGCAGACACATCGTAGCTACTCGTGACATAAATATTGGTGAAATAATTGCTATAGAAAAACCTTATTCGCTAATATTAaatcctaacaatttacagacGCATTGTTCAAATTGCTTAGAAGTATGCTGGGCTAATATACCTTGTAACTATTGTATATATGCTATGTATTGTTCAGAAGAATGTAAAGCTTCGGACTGGAAAAAATATCATGACATAGAATGTAAGGTATTTCCTTACCTTTTTAAAGTGAATTTTACACAAATTTATCTCTTTAGCCTAAGACTTGCTGTTCAAGCAGTAAGAGAGAGTAATAACATACAGAACTTAAAAGAAGAACTAAAAGAAGTTGAAAATTGTGATA ATCCTCGTACAAAGGGTTTTTCGAAGAATGGAACATTTGAAAGTGATGCGTACAGAAGTGTATTAAGTTTGGTTACTAACGTTGAAAAACAGTTGTTACAAGATCTCTTTACAAGATCCGCAGAAGctagttttatattgtattaccTAGCAACATGTACTGATATATTTGGAAGTTCAATGAAAGATTTATCTGAATTAATAGAAAACACTGATGCTATCTTTGTTGGGGGGCTTATACTAAGGCATCTGCAGTTGATCCCTCCTAATGCTCATTCT tttACGGAAGAATATAAAATGGCTTCGGAAGACCGTGGTGTAGCACTTATGCCATTTCTTAGTCTGATTAATCACAGTTGTAACCCAAACATTCTAAGAGTTTCAAGGCCTGGGCATATAATTGTTTATGCAATGTATCCTATCAAAAAAGATGAACAG ATATTTGATAACTATGGTCAATTATATGCAATGGTACCAAAATCCATGAGGCAGATGGAACTTCTAAAGCACTATCGCTTCACTTGCGACTGTGTAGCTTGTGTGGAGAACTGGCCATTATTTCATGAATTAAAATCTAGG CAGAAACTCAATTTAGGAACAGAATATCTTCTCACGTTGCAAAA ATGTTTCAACGAGTATATAACGCGTTGCAAATGCCTCACTGGGCAGTGGCCGAGATatcagaaatttttaaacgCGTCTATTGCTTAA
- the LOC117604524 gene encoding protein 5NUC: MLKIWMIICAIPVFSNYVLGNPVSAKEGLTLRILHTNDMHSRFEETSQVSGVCSPNDSKAGKCYGGFARIATLIREARKSPVPTIFLNAGDTYQGSIWYNVYKWKVVTKFLNLLAPNATSLGNHEFDDGVDGLIPFIQNSTFPILTSNLDLSKQPNLAATNLLNSTVLVVNNIKIGVIGYLTQETTLISRSEEVIFLDEVASVRREAKALKEQGVNILIALGHSGFEVDKRIAREVEDIDLVIGGHTNTFLYSGKQPDLEVPEGPYPTVVEQKSGRKVYAVQAYAYTKYMGDFTVTFDTKGEVTNIKGNPVLVDSSIEEAKDVLDELKQMRGAIDNISLTVVGRTRVLLEGDSKICRREECNLGNLITDAMIDYNVGEYADKNGWTDAAIALHNGGSIRTSITRANDDKITMGDVLSVLPFHNTIMKVSMTGELILSVLEWSVQNLKMDTTANLFGAFTQVSGLQVVYDLSKPKNSRVVSVQVQCAFCNIPAYSKLQKNETYTVLLLDFMKDGGDGYYMLKDLKAQTLGVTTADALVEYLKKHSPVHPGIEWRISHVNSNENNDKNNDKNNDKNNDNKNGSINMYRPVSLTILLSIISCLFVR; the protein is encoded by the exons ATTCGAGGAGACATCGCAGGTATCGGGTGTCTGTTCACCAAACGATTCAAAAGCAGGAAAATGTTACGGAGGATTCGCCAGAATAGCAACCCTGATACGCGAAGCACGAAAATCTCCAGTCCCTACTATCTTTCTGAATGCTGGGGATACTTATCAAGGATCTATTTGGTACAATGTGTACAAATGGAAAGTGGTAACCAAGTTCCTGAACCTGTTGGCTCCAAACGCAACG AGTTTGGGCAACCACGAATTCGACGACGGTGTTGATGGTCTGATACCCTTCATTCAAAACTCCACGTTCCCTATACTAACCTCGAATCTGGACCTAAGCAAACAGCCGAATTTAGCTGCTACAAATTTATTGAACAGTACGGTACTCGTCGTGAACAATATAAAGATCGGTGTGATCGGTTATTTGACGCAAGAGACGACGTTAATCTCCAGATCGGAAGAGGTGATCTTCTTGGACGAAGTGGCGAGCGTCCGTAGAGAGGCGAAAGCGTTGAAAGAACAAGGCGTCAATATATTAATCGCTTTGGGACACTCTGGCTTCGAGGTGGACAAACGAATCGCCAGAGAAGTGGAGGACATCGATCTGGTGATCGGTGGACATACAAACACCTTCCTCTATAGCGGGAAACAGCCCGATTTGGAGGTTCCCGAGGGACCCTATCCAACGGTAGTAGAGCAGAAAAGCGGGAGGAAGGTATACGCGGTCCAAGCGTACGCGTATACCAAGTATATGGGAGATTTTACTGTGACCTTTGACACTAAGGGAGAAGTGACCAATATCAAAGGAAATCCTGTACTCGTCGACAGCAGTATCGAGGAG GCAAAGGATGTTTTGGACGAATTGAAACAAATGAGAGGAGCCATTGATAATATCAGTCTAACGGTGGTTGGAAGAACTCGGGTTCTTCTTGAAGGAGATAGCAAAATATGCAGACGCGAGGAATGCAATCTGGGTAATCTAATCACGGATGCTATGATTGACTATAATGTTGGAGAATATGCAGACAAAAATGGTTGGACTGATGCGGCAATAGCTCTTCATAATGGCGGTAGCATCAGAACTTCTATCACCAGGGCAAATGATGACAAAATTACTATGGGAGATGTCCTTAGCGTATTACCTTTTCATAATACTATTATGAAAGTTTCAATGACTGGAGAACTCATTCTGTCCGTATTAGAATGGAGCGTTCAAAACTTGAAGATGGATACAACTGCAAATCTATTTGGTGCATTTACACAAGTTTCTGGACTTCAG GTAGTTTATGATTTGTCCAAACCAAAGAATTCGAGAGTAGTTTCAGTACAAGTACAGTGTGCATTCTGTAATATACCAGCATATAGTAAACTTCAAAAGAATGAAACTTATACTGTACTTCTACTTGATTTTATGAAAGACGGTGGTGACGGATATTATATGCTGAAAGATCTCAAGGCTCAAACCCTTG gTGTTACTACGGCAGATGCACTTGTAGAATACTTGAAGAAACATAGCCCAGTCCATCCTGGCATTGAATGGAGGATCAGTCATGTAAatagtaatgaaaataatgataaaaataatgataaaaataatgataaaaataatgataataagaaTGGTTCTATCAACATGTATCGACCCGTCAGTTTGACGATTTTGTTATCAATAATCAGCTGTCTATTTGTAAGATAG
- the LOC117604523 gene encoding protein-lysine N-methyltransferase SMYD4 isoform X2, whose product MQEKMYELLALLQVKLCAADKYEDVFNEFKTLHANEERVRFILKLMLEYGMIPQVCPDSKNVNKSTELREQGNKKYMSKSLTSSLCIDALKLYTKSIAYAPCTSEQLALAYANRSAVLKKIHKYKECIEDIDRALALPYPNNLRSKLYLRKIECLSILKHPKTEDAIKEAQNWLDSMSLDDVSHKKTNNMFISAKKISVSNTSKEQSIVKQSPLPELKQCNMEVPCASDALTIKYDEKYGRHIVATRDINIGEIIAIEKPYSLILNPNNLQTHCSNCLEVCWANIPCNYCIYAMYCSEECKASDWKKYHDIECKVFPYLFKVNFTQIYLFSLRLAVQAVRESNNIQNLKEELKEVENCDNPRTKGFSKNGTFESDAYRSVLSLVTNVEKQLLQDLFTRSAEASFILYYLATCTDIFGSSMKDLSELIENTDAIFVGGLILRHLQLIPPNAHSFTEEYKMASEDRGVALMPFLSLINHSCNPNILRVSRPGHIIVYAMYPIKKDEQIFDNYGQLYAMVPKSMRQMELLKHYRFTCDCVACVENWPLFHELKSRKLNLGTEYLLTLQKYPKYAQMAKEGNVFDNDMIDDLLQMFQRVYNALQMPHWAVAEISEIFKRVYCLNGNRFDIPEL is encoded by the exons ATGCAAGAAAAAATGTATGAATTGTTGGCTTTATTACAAGTAAAACTATGTGCTGCAGATAAGTATGAAGATGTGTTTAATGAATTCAAAACTTTACACGCAAATGAGGAACGTGTAAGATTTATTCTTAAACTTATGCTAGAATATGGTATGATTCCTCAAGTATGTCCAGATagcaaaaatgtaaataaatctACAGAGTTAAGAGaacaaggaaataaaaaatatatgtcaAAATCATTAACAAGCTCTCTGTGTATTGATGCACTAAAACTGTATACAAAAAGTATAGCGTATGCACCTTGTACATCTGAACAACTTGCATTGGCGTATGCTAATAGATCTGCTGTTCtaaaaaaaatacacaaatacaaagaatgtattgaagacATAGATAGAGCATTAGCCTTACCATATCCAAATAATTTAAGaagtaaattatatttaagaaaaattgagtGTTTAAGTATATTAAAACATCCCAAAACAGAAGATGCTATTAAGGAAGCGCAAAATTGGCTGGACAGCATGTCCTTGGATGATGTCAGTcataaaaaaacaaataatatgTTCATTTCTGCCAAAAAAATATCAGTATCAAATACATCAAAAGAACAAAGTATTGTAAAACAATCTCCTTTGCCTGAATTAAAGCAATGCAACATGGAAGTTCCTTGTGCCTCTGATGCGTTAACTATAAAATATGATGAAAAATATGGCAGACACATCGTAGCTACTCGTGACATAAATATTGGTGAAATAATTGCTATAGAAAAACCTTATTCGCTAATATTAaatcctaacaatttacagacGCATTGTTCAAATTGCTTAGAAGTATGCTGGGCTAATATACCTTGTAACTATTGTATATATGCTATGTATTGTTCAGAAGAATGTAAAGCTTCGGACTGGAAAAAATATCATGACATAGAATGTAAGGTATTTCCTTACCTTTTTAAAGTGAATTTTACACAAATTTATCTCTTTAGCCTAAGACTTGCTGTTCAAGCAGTAAGAGAGAGTAATAACATACAGAACTTAAAAGAAGAACTAAAAGAAGTTGAAAATTGTGATA ATCCTCGTACAAAGGGTTTTTCGAAGAATGGAACATTTGAAAGTGATGCGTACAGAAGTGTATTAAGTTTGGTTACTAACGTTGAAAAACAGTTGTTACAAGATCTCTTTACAAGATCCGCAGAAGctagttttatattgtattaccTAGCAACATGTACTGATATATTTGGAAGTTCAATGAAAGATTTATCTGAATTAATAGAAAACACTGATGCTATCTTTGTTGGGGGGCTTATACTAAGGCATCTGCAGTTGATCCCTCCTAATGCTCATTCT tttACGGAAGAATATAAAATGGCTTCGGAAGACCGTGGTGTAGCACTTATGCCATTTCTTAGTCTGATTAATCACAGTTGTAACCCAAACATTCTAAGAGTTTCAAGGCCTGGGCATATAATTGTTTATGCAATGTATCCTATCAAAAAAGATGAACAG ATATTTGATAACTATGGTCAATTATATGCAATGGTACCAAAATCCATGAGGCAGATGGAACTTCTAAAGCACTATCGCTTCACTTGCGACTGTGTAGCTTGTGTGGAGAACTGGCCATTATTTCATGAATTAAAATCTAGG AAACTCAATTTAGGAACAGAATATCTTCTCACGTTGCAAAAGTATCCTAAATATGCTCAAATGGCGAAAGAAGGAAATGTATTTGACAATGATATGATAGATGATTTGTTACAGATGTTTCAACGAGTATATAACGCGTTGCAAATGCCTCACTGGGCAGTGGCCGAGATatcagaaatttttaaacgCGTCTATTGCTTAAATGGAAACAGATTTGATATTCCTGAACTATAA
- the LOC117604523 gene encoding protein-lysine N-methyltransferase SMYD4 isoform X4 — MQEKMYELLALLQVKLCAADKYEDVFNEFKTLHANEERVRFILKLMLEYGMIPQVCPDSKNVNKSTELREQGNKKYMSKSLTSSLCIDALKLYTKSIAYAPCTSEQLALAYANRSAVLKKIHKYKECIEDIDRALALPYPNNLRSKLYLRKIECLSILKHPKTEDAIKEAQNWLDSMSLDDVSHKKTNNMFISAKKISVSNTSKEQSIVKQSPLPELKQCNMEVPCASDALTIKYDEKYGRHIVATRDINIGEIIAIEKPYSLILNPNNLQTHCSNCLEVCWANIPCNYCIYAMYCSEECKASDWKKYHDIECKVFPYLFKVNFTQIYLFSLRLAVQAVRESNNIQNLKEELKEVENCDNPRTKGFSKNGTFESDAYRSVLSLVTNVEKQLLQDLFTRSAEASFILYYLATCTDIFGSSMKDLSELIENTDAIFVGGLILRHLQLIPPNAHSFTEEYKMASEDRGVALMPFLSLINHSCNPNILRVSRPGHIIVYAMYPIKKDEQIFDNYGQLYAMVPKSMRQMELLKHYRFTCDCVACVENWPLFHELKSRKLNLGTEYLLTLQKCFNEYITRCKCLTGQWPRYQKFLNASIA; from the exons ATGCAAGAAAAAATGTATGAATTGTTGGCTTTATTACAAGTAAAACTATGTGCTGCAGATAAGTATGAAGATGTGTTTAATGAATTCAAAACTTTACACGCAAATGAGGAACGTGTAAGATTTATTCTTAAACTTATGCTAGAATATGGTATGATTCCTCAAGTATGTCCAGATagcaaaaatgtaaataaatctACAGAGTTAAGAGaacaaggaaataaaaaatatatgtcaAAATCATTAACAAGCTCTCTGTGTATTGATGCACTAAAACTGTATACAAAAAGTATAGCGTATGCACCTTGTACATCTGAACAACTTGCATTGGCGTATGCTAATAGATCTGCTGTTCtaaaaaaaatacacaaatacaaagaatgtattgaagacATAGATAGAGCATTAGCCTTACCATATCCAAATAATTTAAGaagtaaattatatttaagaaaaattgagtGTTTAAGTATATTAAAACATCCCAAAACAGAAGATGCTATTAAGGAAGCGCAAAATTGGCTGGACAGCATGTCCTTGGATGATGTCAGTcataaaaaaacaaataatatgTTCATTTCTGCCAAAAAAATATCAGTATCAAATACATCAAAAGAACAAAGTATTGTAAAACAATCTCCTTTGCCTGAATTAAAGCAATGCAACATGGAAGTTCCTTGTGCCTCTGATGCGTTAACTATAAAATATGATGAAAAATATGGCAGACACATCGTAGCTACTCGTGACATAAATATTGGTGAAATAATTGCTATAGAAAAACCTTATTCGCTAATATTAaatcctaacaatttacagacGCATTGTTCAAATTGCTTAGAAGTATGCTGGGCTAATATACCTTGTAACTATTGTATATATGCTATGTATTGTTCAGAAGAATGTAAAGCTTCGGACTGGAAAAAATATCATGACATAGAATGTAAGGTATTTCCTTACCTTTTTAAAGTGAATTTTACACAAATTTATCTCTTTAGCCTAAGACTTGCTGTTCAAGCAGTAAGAGAGAGTAATAACATACAGAACTTAAAAGAAGAACTAAAAGAAGTTGAAAATTGTGATA ATCCTCGTACAAAGGGTTTTTCGAAGAATGGAACATTTGAAAGTGATGCGTACAGAAGTGTATTAAGTTTGGTTACTAACGTTGAAAAACAGTTGTTACAAGATCTCTTTACAAGATCCGCAGAAGctagttttatattgtattaccTAGCAACATGTACTGATATATTTGGAAGTTCAATGAAAGATTTATCTGAATTAATAGAAAACACTGATGCTATCTTTGTTGGGGGGCTTATACTAAGGCATCTGCAGTTGATCCCTCCTAATGCTCATTCT tttACGGAAGAATATAAAATGGCTTCGGAAGACCGTGGTGTAGCACTTATGCCATTTCTTAGTCTGATTAATCACAGTTGTAACCCAAACATTCTAAGAGTTTCAAGGCCTGGGCATATAATTGTTTATGCAATGTATCCTATCAAAAAAGATGAACAG ATATTTGATAACTATGGTCAATTATATGCAATGGTACCAAAATCCATGAGGCAGATGGAACTTCTAAAGCACTATCGCTTCACTTGCGACTGTGTAGCTTGTGTGGAGAACTGGCCATTATTTCATGAATTAAAATCTAGG AAACTCAATTTAGGAACAGAATATCTTCTCACGTTGCAAAA ATGTTTCAACGAGTATATAACGCGTTGCAAATGCCTCACTGGGCAGTGGCCGAGATatcagaaatttttaaacgCGTCTATTGCTTAA
- the LOC117604523 gene encoding protein-lysine N-methyltransferase SMYD4 isoform X5, producing the protein MQEKMYELLALLQVKLCAADKYEDVFNEFKTLHANEERVRFILKLMLEYGMIPQVCPDSKNVNKSTELREQGNKKYMSKSLTSSLCIDALKLYTKSIAYAPCTSEQLALAYANRSAVLKKIHKYKECIEDIDRALALPYPNNLRSKLYLRKIECLSILKHPKTEDAIKEAQNWLDSMSLDDVSHKKTNNMFISAKKISVSNTSKEQSIVKQSPLPELKQCNMEVPCASDALTIKYDEKYGRHIVATRDINIGEIIAIEKPYSLILNPNNLQTHCSNCLEVCWANIPCNYCIYAMYCSEECKASDWKKYHDIECKVFPYLFKVNFTQIYLFSLRLAVQAVRESNNIQNLKEELKEVENCDNPRTKGFSKNGTFESDAYRSVLSLVTNVEKQLLQDLFTRSAEASFILYYLATCTDIFGSSMKDLSELIENTDAIFVGGLILRHLQLIPPNAHSFTEEYKMASEDRGVALMPFLSLINHSCNPNILRVSRPGHIIVYAMYPIKKDEQIFDNYGQLYAMVPKSMRQMELLKHYRFTCDCVACVENWPLFHELKSRMFQRVYNALQMPHWAVAEISEIFKRVYCLNGNRFDIPEL; encoded by the exons ATGCAAGAAAAAATGTATGAATTGTTGGCTTTATTACAAGTAAAACTATGTGCTGCAGATAAGTATGAAGATGTGTTTAATGAATTCAAAACTTTACACGCAAATGAGGAACGTGTAAGATTTATTCTTAAACTTATGCTAGAATATGGTATGATTCCTCAAGTATGTCCAGATagcaaaaatgtaaataaatctACAGAGTTAAGAGaacaaggaaataaaaaatatatgtcaAAATCATTAACAAGCTCTCTGTGTATTGATGCACTAAAACTGTATACAAAAAGTATAGCGTATGCACCTTGTACATCTGAACAACTTGCATTGGCGTATGCTAATAGATCTGCTGTTCtaaaaaaaatacacaaatacaaagaatgtattgaagacATAGATAGAGCATTAGCCTTACCATATCCAAATAATTTAAGaagtaaattatatttaagaaaaattgagtGTTTAAGTATATTAAAACATCCCAAAACAGAAGATGCTATTAAGGAAGCGCAAAATTGGCTGGACAGCATGTCCTTGGATGATGTCAGTcataaaaaaacaaataatatgTTCATTTCTGCCAAAAAAATATCAGTATCAAATACATCAAAAGAACAAAGTATTGTAAAACAATCTCCTTTGCCTGAATTAAAGCAATGCAACATGGAAGTTCCTTGTGCCTCTGATGCGTTAACTATAAAATATGATGAAAAATATGGCAGACACATCGTAGCTACTCGTGACATAAATATTGGTGAAATAATTGCTATAGAAAAACCTTATTCGCTAATATTAaatcctaacaatttacagacGCATTGTTCAAATTGCTTAGAAGTATGCTGGGCTAATATACCTTGTAACTATTGTATATATGCTATGTATTGTTCAGAAGAATGTAAAGCTTCGGACTGGAAAAAATATCATGACATAGAATGTAAGGTATTTCCTTACCTTTTTAAAGTGAATTTTACACAAATTTATCTCTTTAGCCTAAGACTTGCTGTTCAAGCAGTAAGAGAGAGTAATAACATACAGAACTTAAAAGAAGAACTAAAAGAAGTTGAAAATTGTGATA ATCCTCGTACAAAGGGTTTTTCGAAGAATGGAACATTTGAAAGTGATGCGTACAGAAGTGTATTAAGTTTGGTTACTAACGTTGAAAAACAGTTGTTACAAGATCTCTTTACAAGATCCGCAGAAGctagttttatattgtattaccTAGCAACATGTACTGATATATTTGGAAGTTCAATGAAAGATTTATCTGAATTAATAGAAAACACTGATGCTATCTTTGTTGGGGGGCTTATACTAAGGCATCTGCAGTTGATCCCTCCTAATGCTCATTCT tttACGGAAGAATATAAAATGGCTTCGGAAGACCGTGGTGTAGCACTTATGCCATTTCTTAGTCTGATTAATCACAGTTGTAACCCAAACATTCTAAGAGTTTCAAGGCCTGGGCATATAATTGTTTATGCAATGTATCCTATCAAAAAAGATGAACAG ATATTTGATAACTATGGTCAATTATATGCAATGGTACCAAAATCCATGAGGCAGATGGAACTTCTAAAGCACTATCGCTTCACTTGCGACTGTGTAGCTTGTGTGGAGAACTGGCCATTATTTCATGAATTAAAATCTAGG ATGTTTCAACGAGTATATAACGCGTTGCAAATGCCTCACTGGGCAGTGGCCGAGATatcagaaatttttaaacgCGTCTATTGCTTAAATGGAAACAGATTTGATATTCCTGAACTATAA
- the LOC117604523 gene encoding protein-lysine N-methyltransferase SMYD4 isoform X1, which produces MQEKMYELLALLQVKLCAADKYEDVFNEFKTLHANEERVRFILKLMLEYGMIPQVCPDSKNVNKSTELREQGNKKYMSKSLTSSLCIDALKLYTKSIAYAPCTSEQLALAYANRSAVLKKIHKYKECIEDIDRALALPYPNNLRSKLYLRKIECLSILKHPKTEDAIKEAQNWLDSMSLDDVSHKKTNNMFISAKKISVSNTSKEQSIVKQSPLPELKQCNMEVPCASDALTIKYDEKYGRHIVATRDINIGEIIAIEKPYSLILNPNNLQTHCSNCLEVCWANIPCNYCIYAMYCSEECKASDWKKYHDIECKVFPYLFKVNFTQIYLFSLRLAVQAVRESNNIQNLKEELKEVENCDNPRTKGFSKNGTFESDAYRSVLSLVTNVEKQLLQDLFTRSAEASFILYYLATCTDIFGSSMKDLSELIENTDAIFVGGLILRHLQLIPPNAHSFTEEYKMASEDRGVALMPFLSLINHSCNPNILRVSRPGHIIVYAMYPIKKDEQIFDNYGQLYAMVPKSMRQMELLKHYRFTCDCVACVENWPLFHELKSRQKLNLGTEYLLTLQKYPKYAQMAKEGNVFDNDMIDDLLQMFQRVYNALQMPHWAVAEISEIFKRVYCLNGNRFDIPEL; this is translated from the exons ATGCAAGAAAAAATGTATGAATTGTTGGCTTTATTACAAGTAAAACTATGTGCTGCAGATAAGTATGAAGATGTGTTTAATGAATTCAAAACTTTACACGCAAATGAGGAACGTGTAAGATTTATTCTTAAACTTATGCTAGAATATGGTATGATTCCTCAAGTATGTCCAGATagcaaaaatgtaaataaatctACAGAGTTAAGAGaacaaggaaataaaaaatatatgtcaAAATCATTAACAAGCTCTCTGTGTATTGATGCACTAAAACTGTATACAAAAAGTATAGCGTATGCACCTTGTACATCTGAACAACTTGCATTGGCGTATGCTAATAGATCTGCTGTTCtaaaaaaaatacacaaatacaaagaatgtattgaagacATAGATAGAGCATTAGCCTTACCATATCCAAATAATTTAAGaagtaaattatatttaagaaaaattgagtGTTTAAGTATATTAAAACATCCCAAAACAGAAGATGCTATTAAGGAAGCGCAAAATTGGCTGGACAGCATGTCCTTGGATGATGTCAGTcataaaaaaacaaataatatgTTCATTTCTGCCAAAAAAATATCAGTATCAAATACATCAAAAGAACAAAGTATTGTAAAACAATCTCCTTTGCCTGAATTAAAGCAATGCAACATGGAAGTTCCTTGTGCCTCTGATGCGTTAACTATAAAATATGATGAAAAATATGGCAGACACATCGTAGCTACTCGTGACATAAATATTGGTGAAATAATTGCTATAGAAAAACCTTATTCGCTAATATTAaatcctaacaatttacagacGCATTGTTCAAATTGCTTAGAAGTATGCTGGGCTAATATACCTTGTAACTATTGTATATATGCTATGTATTGTTCAGAAGAATGTAAAGCTTCGGACTGGAAAAAATATCATGACATAGAATGTAAGGTATTTCCTTACCTTTTTAAAGTGAATTTTACACAAATTTATCTCTTTAGCCTAAGACTTGCTGTTCAAGCAGTAAGAGAGAGTAATAACATACAGAACTTAAAAGAAGAACTAAAAGAAGTTGAAAATTGTGATA ATCCTCGTACAAAGGGTTTTTCGAAGAATGGAACATTTGAAAGTGATGCGTACAGAAGTGTATTAAGTTTGGTTACTAACGTTGAAAAACAGTTGTTACAAGATCTCTTTACAAGATCCGCAGAAGctagttttatattgtattaccTAGCAACATGTACTGATATATTTGGAAGTTCAATGAAAGATTTATCTGAATTAATAGAAAACACTGATGCTATCTTTGTTGGGGGGCTTATACTAAGGCATCTGCAGTTGATCCCTCCTAATGCTCATTCT tttACGGAAGAATATAAAATGGCTTCGGAAGACCGTGGTGTAGCACTTATGCCATTTCTTAGTCTGATTAATCACAGTTGTAACCCAAACATTCTAAGAGTTTCAAGGCCTGGGCATATAATTGTTTATGCAATGTATCCTATCAAAAAAGATGAACAG ATATTTGATAACTATGGTCAATTATATGCAATGGTACCAAAATCCATGAGGCAGATGGAACTTCTAAAGCACTATCGCTTCACTTGCGACTGTGTAGCTTGTGTGGAGAACTGGCCATTATTTCATGAATTAAAATCTAGG CAGAAACTCAATTTAGGAACAGAATATCTTCTCACGTTGCAAAAGTATCCTAAATATGCTCAAATGGCGAAAGAAGGAAATGTATTTGACAATGATATGATAGATGATTTGTTACAGATGTTTCAACGAGTATATAACGCGTTGCAAATGCCTCACTGGGCAGTGGCCGAGATatcagaaatttttaaacgCGTCTATTGCTTAAATGGAAACAGATTTGATATTCCTGAACTATAA